In a single window of the Thermococcus sp. genome:
- the lonB gene encoding ATP-dependent protease LonB, protein MGEDERIDEAVAPREYGENIELGVDFETTEEIKVPEKLIDQVIGQEHAVEVIRTAANQRRHVLLIGEPGTGKSMLGQAMAELLPTENLEDVLVFPNPEDENMPKIKTVPACQGRKIVEKYRERAKGQENIKSYILLFVMFTVMVALFMQFTPTTLLMGIFVIIITIMALSNMRLKNSVLVPKLLIDNCGRTKAPFIDATGAHAGALLGDVRHDPFQSGGLGTPAHERVEPGMIHRSHKGVLFIDEIATLSLKMQQNLLTAMQEKKFPITGQSEMSSGAMVRTEPVPCDFILVAAGNLDTVDKMHPALRSRIRGYGYEIYMRTTMPDTMENRRKLVQFVAQEVIRDGKIPHFTKDAVEEIVREAQKRAGRKGHLTLRLRDLGGIVRAAGDIAIKKGKKYVEREDVLEATKMAKPLEKQLADWYIENKKEYQVIKVEGGEVGRVNGLAVIGEQSGIVLPIEAVVAPAASKEEGKIIVTGKLGEIAKEAVQNVSAIIKRYKGEDISRYDIHVQFLQTYEGVEGDSASISVATAVISALENIPIRQDVAMTGSLSVRGEVLPIGGATPKIEAAIEAGIKTVIIPKSNEKDVFLGKDRAEKVQIFPVETIDQVLEIALMESEEKQSLLKRVREALPLSV, encoded by the coding sequence ATGGGGGAAGATGAAAGGATTGATGAGGCAGTTGCCCCCCGCGAATACGGTGAGAACATCGAGCTTGGCGTGGATTTCGAGACGACGGAAGAGATCAAGGTCCCTGAAAAGCTCATTGACCAGGTTATCGGCCAGGAGCATGCTGTCGAGGTCATAAGGACTGCGGCCAACCAGAGGAGGCACGTTCTCCTGATAGGCGAACCCGGAACTGGTAAGTCAATGCTCGGCCAGGCAATGGCAGAACTCCTCCCAACGGAGAATCTAGAGGATGTACTGGTCTTTCCCAACCCTGAAGACGAGAACATGCCAAAGATCAAGACGGTTCCGGCCTGTCAGGGGAGGAAAATAGTCGAGAAGTACCGCGAGAGGGCCAAGGGTCAGGAGAACATCAAATCCTACATCCTACTCTTCGTGATGTTCACCGTGATGGTAGCGCTCTTCATGCAGTTCACCCCGACCACACTGCTCATGGGCATCTTCGTCATCATAATCACTATAATGGCACTTTCGAACATGCGCCTAAAGAACTCCGTTTTGGTCCCCAAACTACTCATCGACAACTGCGGCAGGACGAAGGCACCTTTCATCGATGCTACAGGGGCACATGCTGGAGCACTCCTCGGCGACGTCAGACATGACCCGTTCCAGAGCGGTGGACTCGGCACCCCCGCTCACGAGCGCGTTGAACCGGGCATGATACACAGGTCACATAAAGGCGTTCTCTTCATAGATGAGATAGCGACCCTTAGCCTGAAGATGCAGCAGAACCTTTTAACGGCAATGCAGGAGAAGAAGTTCCCAATAACTGGTCAGAGCGAGATGTCGAGCGGCGCGATGGTGAGAACGGAGCCCGTCCCGTGTGACTTCATCCTTGTCGCGGCGGGAAACCTAGATACCGTCGACAAGATGCATCCAGCACTCCGCTCTCGCATAAGGGGCTACGGTTACGAGATCTACATGAGGACAACGATGCCTGACACAATGGAGAACAGGCGCAAGCTCGTCCAGTTCGTTGCACAGGAGGTCATCAGGGACGGCAAGATACCTCACTTTACAAAGGATGCCGTTGAGGAGATAGTCAGGGAGGCCCAGAAGAGAGCAGGAAGGAAGGGTCACCTCACGCTCCGCCTCAGGGACCTCGGTGGAATCGTTAGGGCCGCGGGGGACATAGCCATCAAGAAAGGCAAGAAGTACGTCGAGAGGGAGGACGTGCTTGAGGCAACCAAGATGGCCAAGCCCCTTGAGAAGCAGCTCGCCGACTGGTACATCGAGAACAAGAAGGAGTACCAAGTCATCAAGGTTGAGGGCGGCGAAGTTGGGAGGGTCAACGGCCTGGCCGTCATAGGGGAGCAGAGCGGCATAGTTCTCCCGATTGAAGCAGTGGTGGCTCCAGCGGCAAGCAAGGAGGAAGGAAAGATAATCGTCACAGGAAAGCTCGGTGAGATTGCCAAGGAGGCTGTGCAGAACGTCTCCGCGATAATCAAACGCTACAAGGGAGAGGACATCAGCCGCTATGATATCCACGTTCAGTTCCTCCAGACGTACGAGGGTGTTGAAGGGGATTCAGCCAGCATAAGCGTTGCCACTGCTGTCATATCCGCCCTTGAGAACATTCCGATAAGACAGGATGTTGCTATGACTGGCTCGCTCAGCGTCCGCGGGGAGGTTCTCCCGATTGGAGGTGCCACCCCGAAGATAGAAGCGGCCATTGAAGCGGGCATAAAAACGGTCATCATCCCGAAGTCCAACGAGAAGGACGTCTTCCTGGGCAAGGACAGAGCCGAGAAGGTGCAGATATTCCCTGTCGAGACCATTGATCAGGTTCTTGAGATAGCCCTCATGGAGAGCGAGGAGAAGCAGAGCCTCCTTAAGCGCGTCAGGGAGGCCCTTCCTCTCTCCGTTTGA
- a CDS encoding DUF2666 family protein translates to MKVDDQIVFTAKHGDWKVADRLIDVEDEKVAHFIAGIANTVNAKIPGYLTEVMNVAGIMSLAEGIAAKDLAGAIVALKSPGTARKLGSLIFEEDKKLRKHLMDAAKAVLVRGALARKVPVSYPEEPLSEVRIMFPFTEDHVNFTAFHLSTEHDAWRAVKRLIIDDKTPMADIARLLASINESITLKLPVYAGIDTGGIDSWFGEFRKVKKSDIPAVVEKYRYFPAENYAPKGFEEHAKVYALRKALKKIGLPLDVPAKGLEKYLEKK, encoded by the coding sequence ATGAAGGTGGATGATCAGATAGTTTTCACCGCCAAGCACGGGGACTGGAAGGTGGCGGACAGGCTCATAGACGTGGAAGATGAGAAAGTAGCACACTTCATAGCGGGGATAGCCAACACTGTCAACGCGAAGATACCGGGATACCTTACCGAGGTCATGAACGTCGCAGGGATAATGAGTCTGGCCGAGGGAATTGCCGCGAAAGACCTTGCTGGAGCCATCGTCGCCCTCAAGTCTCCCGGCACGGCGAGAAAGCTTGGATCACTGATATTCGAAGAGGACAAGAAGCTTAGGAAACACCTTATGGATGCCGCGAAGGCCGTCCTCGTCAGGGGGGCTCTGGCAAGGAAGGTTCCCGTCAGTTACCCCGAGGAGCCGCTGAGCGAAGTCAGGATAATGTTCCCCTTCACGGAAGACCATGTGAACTTCACGGCCTTCCATCTCAGCACCGAGCACGATGCCTGGAGGGCTGTGAAGAGACTCATAATCGACGACAAGACTCCAATGGCCGACATAGCTAGGCTCTTAGCTAGCATAAACGAAAGCATAACCCTAAAACTCCCCGTCTACGCGGGGATAGATACCGGCGGAATAGACTCTTGGTTCGGGGAGTTTAGAAAGGTGAAGAAGTCAGACATTCCGGCGGTTGTTGAGAAGTACAGGTACTTCCCAGCCGAGAACTATGCCCCAAAGGGATTCGAGGAGCACGCCAAAGTTTACGCCCTCAGGAAGGCTCTCAAGAAGATCGGTCTTCCGTTGGACGTCCCAGCAAAAGGGCTTGAGAAGTACTTGGAGAAGAAGTGA
- a CDS encoding RidA family protein, which translates to MKKEVVFTENAPAPIGPYNQGILAEGRLLFVSGQIPINPKTGKLVTGPIEEQAEQAIRNLLEVVRAAGGSTNNVVKVTVYITDMSSYARFNKVYERYFETSKPARAVVEVSSLPKGVAVEIEAIAVL; encoded by the coding sequence ATGAAGAAGGAAGTTGTGTTTACGGAAAATGCCCCCGCCCCGATAGGACCTTATAACCAGGGCATACTCGCGGAAGGAAGGTTACTCTTTGTTTCCGGCCAGATACCAATAAATCCCAAGACTGGAAAGCTCGTGACAGGTCCAATCGAGGAGCAGGCAGAGCAGGCCATCAGAAACCTCCTTGAGGTGGTCAGGGCTGCCGGGGGAAGCACTAACAATGTCGTGAAGGTTACCGTTTATATCACGGACATGAGCTCCTACGCCAGGTTCAACAAGGTCTACGAGAGGTACTTCGAGACCTCAAAGCCGGCCAGAGCAGTGGTAGAGGTCTCCAGCCTGCCCAAAGGAGTGGCGGTTGAGATAGAGGCCATCGCCGTCCTCTGA